The sequence CGCTGGAGCGGCCGCGGACGACGAGGCCGAGGACCTGGCGTTCGCGGAGCGAGAGGGTGTTGAGGGGGTCGGCGGCGGTGGTTTCTTCGCTGGCGGAGAGGGCCTTTTGCGCCATGGCGGCGACGGCGGGCGACCAGACGTAGCGGCCGGCGGCGACGGCGCCGATCGCGGCGATGAGTTCGCTGCCGCTGGCGCCCTTGAGCACGTAGCCCAGCGCGCCGTTCTGCACGGCGTCGGAGACCTGGCGCGGCTGCGCGATCATGGTGAGAACGAGCGCGCGCGAGGGCAGCTTGCGGCGCTGCATTTCGGCAAGCAGTTCGATGCCCGAGCGCTCGCCGAGCGAGAGGTCGACCAGCACCACGTCGGGTTCAAGCCGCACGATTTCCGGCAGCACCGAGGCGACGTCGCCGCCCTCGCCTACCACGGTGTAGCCGGCGGGTTCGAGGAGCGCGCGCAGGCCACCGCGCAGCACGGCGTGGTCATCGACCAGGTAGAGCGTGTGGCTCATGCGGCGTACTCCAGGCGGATGCGGGTGCCGTGCCCCGTCTCGCCCGAGCGCACCACCAGGATGGCGCCGATGCCGAGCGCGCGTTCGCGCATGCCGACCATGCCGAGGTGGCCGGCGCGCGGCTGCTGGTCGTCCTGCGCGAGGCCTTCTCCGTCGTCTTCGACTTCCAGCACGAATCCTCCCGCAGCGAGCCGCAATGCGATGCGCAGATGCGCACAGCCGGAATGCTTGAGCGCGTTGGCGATCGCCTCGCGCGCCACCATGAAGGCCGCGTACTCAGCATCGCGCGGCCAGCGCACCGCGTTGAGCGACGCGTCGGCCTCGAAGCTTGTCTGCACCTGCGGATGCGCGAAGGCCTGCGTCTGGGCCTCGTTGTCCAGCGCGATCGCGAGGCCCTGCTCTTCCAGCAGCACCGGGCGCAGATCGTCCAGCACCTCACGCACCTCGGTCATGCCACGATCGATAAGCGTGGACACCTCCGACCACGCATGCCGCAGCGAGGGATCGTCGCCCGGCGGCAGGCGGGTGCGCAGCGCGTCGACGAAGATGCGCAGCGAGGTGAAGGTCTGGCCAAGCTGGTCGTGCAGGAGTTGTGCGAGCCGGCGGTTGGTCTTCTGCTCGGCCTCCATCAGGTCGTGCGTGAGCGCAGAGAGCTGCTTGCGGTAGCGGGCCAGTGCCTGTTCGGAAGCGACGCGTTCGGTCACGTCGCGCGCGATCAGGGTGAGCATGCGGCCCTTCGCCGAGCGGGTGCGGGTTGCGGACACTTCGAGGTGGCGCTCGCTGCCATCGGCGGCCGGGAGCGAGGTCATCAGCGGCGCGCCACCTTCTGTATCGAGCTGCGCCACCCAGGCTTTCAGCGGTTCGATGGTGAGGGCCTGCGCCTGCGGCCCGAAGAGCCGCTCGGCCGCCGGGTTGGCGAAGTGCACGCGGCCCGCGTCGTCGAGCCCGACGATCGCATCGCTCGCGCCGGACACGATGTTCGCCAGCTGCGCCTCACCGGCGCGGATCTTCTCTTCGGCCTCGCGCCGCTCGCTCAGGTCGCGCACCAGCATCGCGTGGCCGATGATGAGGCCGTCGTCGTCCCGCTGCGGATAGAGCCGCACGTTGGCCCAGAAGGCTTCTCCGCCTTGACGCAACAGCCAGCCCTCATGCTCGGCGCGCTCACCGGCCAGTGACTGCGCCAGCAAGCCGGGCGGGAAGCCGCCGTGCGGCACCTCCACGGCGAAGAGCGCGGATACCGCACTGCCCAGCACCTCGCGCGCGTCGCGGCCGAAGAGCGCGGCGGCATTGCGGGTCCAGCTCTCCACGCGGCCGTGAGGCGAGAGCTGCAGGATCGCGATGTCGGTGGCCGCATCGATCAGCAGTTCCGCCTGGTGCCGCGCGATCCGCACCTCCTCACTCAGGTTGGTGTGCACGCCCAGGTAGCCGAGGAAGCGTTCTCCCTCGAAGAGCGGCGAGGTGTACCACTGGACCCAGGCGTGGCTGCCGTCCTTCTTCACATGCACGCTGCGGCCACGCAACGCCACGCGGTCCTCACGCATGCGGGCGAGGTGCTCCTCGACCCTGCCGGGCTCCTGGTCGGGCATCCACAGGCCCACCGGCGACTGGCCGGCGAACTGCGCATTGGGGTAGCCGGTCATCGTTTCGCCCGCGGGGTTCTGATAGACGATGCGGAAATCCGCGTCGTAGAGCACCAGGCCCACCGGCATCTCGCGCAGCAGCTGCCACACCGCCTGCGGGCTCGCCATGGCGAGCGCGGCCGCGCGGGCCTCGCGCTCGGTCGCGGTGCGGCCGGCCTCGGAAAGCCAGTGCCACACCCGGGCGAACCAGCGTTGGTCCGACACCAGGCTGCCGGCGCCGGCCGAATCCGGCGCTACTTCCGTGCCACTGGCTTCCGCACCGCCTTCACCCACGCGTTTGCGGGCTTCCATCTCCGCGTCCTTTCACGGCCTCGGCCGCTGCATTGTCAAAGTCTCCCGGACAGACCGCCCGCCCCTGCCTGACTAGACTGAGCTCAAAAGAAACGACAACAGGCATGCGTGCGCATGCGGCACGCGGTGGCGACATCTTCGCACCCGCCCGCCGGCGCCGGCTTGCACGCGTTGCGAAACACCCCTCCAGAGTTTGAAAAAACAAAGGAGCAACTCATGGAACGGAATTTCGTCAAAAGCAGTCCGCTGGTCACCACGATGGCGGCACTCTCTGCAATCGGCGTGGGCGGATGGCTGATGGCCCTGATCCTCAGCCGCCCCGCCCCGTACGTCGCCGACACCGAGGAAGGCTCCTCGCTGGAAGCGGACCTCGCCACCCCGAACTCAGACCACCACTAATCAGCCCCGGAGACATCCATGCCGCAGCCCGCACTGAACCCGCACAAGCAACGCGCCGCCGAACTGGTCGCCCGCATGAGCATCGAGGAGCAGGCGCTCCTGCTCTCCGGTGACGGCCCCTGGCGCACGCATGGCATCGAGCGGCTCGGCATCCCGCCGGTGGTGGTCTCCGACGGCCCGCACGGCCTGCGCAAGCTGGAGGACTCCGGCGCGCTGATGAACCGCAGCGTCCCGGCCACCTGCTTCCCCACCGCGTCCGCCCTTTCTGCCACCTGGAACACCGCGCTCACGCGCGAACTGGGCGCAGCGCTGGGGCGCGAGGCACAGGCGCAGAAAGTGGACGTGCTGCTCGGACCGGGCGTGAACATCAAGCGCTCACCCTTGGGCGGCCGCAACTTCGAATACTTCTCCGAAGACCCGCTGCTCGCCGGCAGCATCGCCGCGGCCTACATCAACGGCGTGCAGAGCGAAGGCGTGGGCACCTCGCTCAAGCACTTCGCGGCCAACAGCCAGGAAGACGCGCGCATGACGACCGACTCCGTGGTCGACGCGCGCACGCTCAACGAGATCTACCTGCCCGCCTTCGAACAGGCGGTGCGCGAGTCGCAGCCCTGGACCGTGATGAGCGCCTACAACCTGGTCAACGGCACCTACGCCTCCGAGCACCGCGCGCTGCTCGACGGCGTGCTTCGCGGCCAGTGGGGTTTCGACGGCCTGGTCGTTTCCGACTGGGGTGGCATCAACGACCGCGCCAAGGGCGTGGAAGCCGGCAACGACCTGGAGATGCCCGGCAGCGGCGAACACAACCGCAACAAGCTGATCGCCGCCGTGCGCGAAGGGCGCCTGGCCAAGGAAGCACTGGCCCGCTGCGCCACCGAAGTCGTGGCGCTCGCCCTGCGTGCCGCCGAAGCCCGCAAGGCCAACGCCCAGTTCGACGCAGACGCCCACCACGCACTTGCCCGCCGCATCGGTGGCGAAGCCGTGGTGCTGCTCAAGAACGAAGGCGACGTGCTGCCCCTGCCGGCAGGCAAGAAGGTCGCGCTGATCGGCCGCTTCGCCCGCACGCCGCGCTTCCAGGGTGCGGGCAGCTCGATGGTGAACCCGATCCGCATCACCAACGCCTATGACGAGCTCGCCGCCCTGCTCGGCGAACAACAGCTATCCTACGCCGCCGCCTACGACGGCGAAGGCGACACCACCGACGCGCAGATCGAAGAGGCCGTGCGCACCGCCGCCGCGGCAGACATCGCGGTGGTCTTCGCCGGCCTGCCCGACAGCTACGAGAGCGAAGGCTGGGACCGCCGCAACATCGCGATGCCCGCGGGCCATGTGCGCCTGATCGAGGCCGTGGCGGCGGTGCAGAGCAAGGTGGTCGTGGTGCTGCTCAATGGCTCGGCCGTGGAAATGCCGTGGGCCGGCAAGGTGAAGGGCATCGTCGAAGGCTGGCTCGGCGGCCAGGCCGGCGGCGGCGCGCTCGCCGACGTGCTGAGCGGCAAGGTCAATCCTTCCGGCAAGCTCGCCGAGACTTTCCCCGTCGCACTGAAGGACTCGCCCGCGCATCCCTACTTCCCCAGCCACACCCGCTCCGCGGTGTATGGCGAAGGTGTGTTCGTCGGCTACCGCCACTTCGATGCGCGCGAAATCACCCCGCTCTTCCCCTTCGGTTTCGGGCTCTCCTACACCCGCTTTGCCTACACCGGCATCCGCGCTGCCGCGCAGTTCGATGCCAGTGGCGACGACAGCTTCACCGTGGAGGTGAGCATCAAGAACGTCGGCCCGCGCGTAGGCCAGGAAGTGGTGCAGCTTTACGTGCATGAAGAAGCACCCGCCCTGCCGCGTCCGCCGCAGGAGCTGCGCGCCTTCGACAAGGTCACGCTCGAACCCGGCCAGGAAAAGACCGTGCGCCTCACCCTGCGCCGCCGCGACTTCGCCTACTACGATGCGCAAGCCCAGGCCTGGACCGTGAAGCCCGGCCGCTTCGAGATCCGCGTCGGTGGCAGCTCGCGCGACCTGCCGCTCACCCTGCCGCTGGAAGTGACCAACACCCGCAAGGTCGCCAAGCGCCTCACGCTGCACTCCGTCCCGCGCGAACTGAAAGAGCTCGCCGGCGGCGCCGCCCTCTACAGCGAAGTCCTCGCCGCACTGGGCTTCGCCAACGCCGACGCGCCAATCAGCGATTCCCAAGGCACGCCGGACGAAGTGGCCGCCGCGCGCAAGGCGCAGATGTCGCTGCTCTCCTTCGTGGATGAGATGCCGCTGGTGAAAGTGCCCGCGTTCTCGCAGGGGCGCATGACGGATGCGCGGCTGGAGGAAATCCTGCTGCGCCAGTCGCAAGGCTGAGATCCGGGCCCGCTATCCGGCGCGCGCTGCGTGTCGGGTAGCGGCCGCCTGTAGCTGCATGAAGCCCGCCCAGTGCGGGCTTTTTTGCTGACTGCGGCTACGCGCGCTTACCGCTGTCGTCGGCGCGGCGTCCGACACCTGCGGCCCGCCTCCGGGGAAAGACCGATAATGGCGGCCTACCCGCTATCGAACGCCCTTTCAGGATTCCCCCATGGAAATCAAAGTCAATTTCCTCGACAAGCTTCGTCAGGAAGCGAAGTTCGACGACTTCGCGGTCATCGCCGACCAGCCCATCCGCTACAAGGGCGATGGCTCTGCACCGGGGCCGTTCGACTACTTCCTGGCCTCGTCGGCCCTGTGCGCGGCCTACTTCGTGAAGGCGTATTGCGACGCGCGCGACATCCCGACGGAACACATGCGCCTGTCGCACAACAACATCGTCGATCCGGAGAATCGCTACAAGCAGACCTTCAAGATCCAGATCGAGTTGCCGGCCGACCTCTCCGAGAAGGACCGCCAGGGCATCCTGCGTTCCATCGATCGCTGCACGGTGAAGCGCGTGGTGCAGAACGTCCCGGACTTCATCATCGAGGAGGTGGAGAACCTGGACGCCGATGCGCAGGCCCTGCTGACGCCGAACATGGCCTCGGAAACCAGCACCACCATCCTCGGCAAGGACCTGCCGCTGGAAGAGACCATCGCCAACATGTCGGGCGTCCTGGCGAACCTCGGCATGAAGATCGAGATCGCTTCCTGGCGCAACATCGTTCCCAACGTATGGTCATTGCATATCCGCGATGCGCACTCGCCGATGTGTTTCACCAACGGCAAGGGCGCGACCAAGGAAAGCGCGCTGGCCTCCGCCCTGGGTGAGTTCATCGAGCGCGCGAACTGCAATCACTTCTACAACGATCAGTTCTGGGGCGAGGAGATCGGCAACGCGGCCTTCGTGCACTACCCCGACGAGCGCTGGTTCAAGCCCGGCAAGAAAGATGCACTGCCAGCCGGACTGCTCGACGAGTACAGCCTAGCGATCTACGACGCCGACGGCGAGCTGCGCGGCTCGCATCTGTACGACACAAACTCGGGCAACACCGGGCGCGGCATCTGTGCGCTGCCCTACGTGCGCCAGTCGGATGGCGAGGTGGTGTACTTCCCGACCAACCTGATCGACAACCTCTTCCTCAGCAATGGCATGAGCGCTGGCAACACGCTGGCCGAGGCGCAGGTGCAGTGTCTGTCGGAGATCTTCGAACGCGCGGTGAAGCGCGAAATCCTCGAAGCCGAGATCGCCCTGCCCGACGTGCCGCAGGAAGTCCTGGCCAAATACCCCGGCATCCTCGCCGGCATCAAGGGCCTGGAAGAGCAAGGCTTTCCGGTGCTGGTGAAGGACGCGTCACTGGGTGGGGAATATCCGGTGATGTGCGTCACCTTGATGAACCCGCGTACGGGCGGTGTGTTCGCCTCCTTCGGCGCGCACCCGAGCTTCGAAGTCGCGCTGGAACGCAGTCTCACGGAGCTGCTGCAGGGGCGCAGTTTCGAAGGCCTTAACGACCTGCCGCGGCCCACCTTCGAAAGCAACGCCGTCACCGAGCCGAACAATTTCGTCGAGCACTTCATCGACTCCAGCGGCGTGGTGTCCTGGCGCTTTTTCAGCGCCAAGGCCGATTACGATTTCGTCGAGTGGGACTTCTCCGGGCAGGGTGAAAACTCCAACGCCGAGGAAGCCGCGATGCTGTTCGGCATCCTCGAAGGCATGGGCAAGGAAGCGTACATGGCGGTGTACGACCAGTTGGGCGCAACCGCCTGCCGCATCCTGGTGCCGGGTTATTCCGAGATCTACCCGGTCGAGGATCTGATCTGGGACAACACCAACAAGGCGCTCGCCTTCCGCGCCGACATCCTCAACCTGCATCGTCTCGACAATGCAGAGTTGGAGGCGCTGCTTGAACGTCTCGAAGACAGCGAGCTCGACGACTACACCGACATCATCACTTTGATCGGCGTCGAGTTCGACGAGAACACGGACTGGGGCCAGCTCACGATCCTGGAGCTCAAGCTGCTGATCCATCTCGCCTTGAAACGCTTCGACTCCGCGCACGAACTGGTGGGGGCCTACCTGCAATACAACGAGAACACCGTCGAGCGCGGATTGTTCTACCAGGCCCTGAATGTCGTGCTGGAAGTGCTGCTGGACGACGAGCTGGAACTCGCCGACTACGAGCCCAACTTCCGCCGCATGTTCGGCGACGCGCGGATGGACGCCGCGATGGGCTCGGTGGACGGCAGCGTGCGCTTCCACGGCCTCATGCCGACGAGCATGAAGTTGGAAGGGCTGGACAGGCATCAACGCCTGATCGATAGCTACAAGAAGCTGCACGCGGCGCGGAGCAAGGTGGCGCGCGTGGATCAAGCGCAGGAGTGAGCGATTGCGCGGGGGGAGAACACCTCCTGCGCACGACACTTGAATCGGCTCGCATCGCATGGCGCCAGACCCCGGCGACAAGACACGTGCAGTAGTCCGATTCGTTCAAGCCCTGCGGCGCGCGTCCACCCATATTTCAATCCTCATCACATCCGATCGGAGGATTGCCATGGAAGCCAAATCTGTCCAAACGATCCCGGCGCTCGCCGTTGCCGGCCTCGTGCTCTATTCGCCCCAACCCGAACGGCTGGTGAGCTTCTATCGCGATGCGCTTGGCGTCCCGCTGGAGGCGGCGGATCACGGCGGCATGGGCGGCCACCACGAAGCCATTCTGGGCGGTACTCACCTGGCGATCTGGAGCGCACGCAAGGGCCATGCTTCGGCGTCCATCGTGCCAACGCTGCGCGTCATGTCCTTGCGTGATGCCGAGGCATGCTTGCTGGCCGCGGGCGCGACCCTGATGCACCGGCCCATCAACCTCGGCGAAGGCAAGCGGGTGGCGGGCTTTGCCGACCCCGATGGCAGGGCCTTCCGCTTGATCGAGTTCATATGAGCGGCGGGGCGGCGGCGCTCATACCCTGGGGGCCGCCCCCCATGGGTGCGTGGTCTGGCCCGGCCTTGAGCATGCAAAGGCAAGCCCCGGCCTTGGCGCTTTGCGGCCACGTGGCAGCCTACTTCAGCGTCACGCTGGACGACGATGGCGGCAGCCCCGCGACCGTGCGCACGCTTCCCGATGGCTGCAGCGACCTGATGTTCAATCTTGGCCCTGCGCCGTGCGCCTGGGTGCGAGGCCCACGCACCCGGGCTGCTTGTTACGAACACCACGCCCCTATGACGCTCGTCGGAGTTCAGCTCCAGCCCGGCGCGCTGCATGCGCTGACCGGTCTGGCGGCCAGCCGCTTGCGAGACCGATGGCAAAGCCTGGACGACACCATGGAAGAAGCCGAACCGGGTGGCGCAGCGGCTGCACAGCGCCTGCAGCGGGCAATGCGCGAGGCGCATGAATTGACCGCCTGCGCAGCCCTGCTCGACGCCTACCTGGAACCTCGCCTGCAGGCGCGAGCCGTCGACCGCCGCGTCCTGCGCGCCCTGGCGTCCTTGGCGGCGACGGGAGGCGGAGTGGCGATCGCCGATCTCGCCGCGCAATGCGCCACCAGCGAACGCAACCTCGGCCGTCTGTTCGCCCGCTGGGTCGGCCTGGCCCCCAAGCGCCTGGCCCTGATACTCCGGTTCCAGCGCGTCTTGAGCGCGGCCAACAGCGGGCAGCCGCCCGCCTGGGGCGACCTCGCTCACGAGCTGGGTTACAGCGATCAGCCGCACCTGATTCGCGACTTTGCCGCCTACGCCGGGCTTTCACCGGCAGCGCTGCTGGGGAGCTCCGGCTCGGCTTGAGTCTCCCCACGCTTTCAAGCCGCTCACAAATCGGGGGCACTTCACGCAGGCCCGCGATCGGGCCTGCGTCTCAAGCGCGTCAGAACGCCAGGATGGCGCCGGCCTGGATGCGTGACGCGTCGCCCTTGTTCGACAGCGTCTCAGTCGGCTGGGTGTCGTTCTCGATCCGGGCGTAGATGTACTCCAGCCCCAGCGTCAGCGGCGGCAGCGGGTTCCACAAGGTGTTCACATGGAAGGACTGCTGCTTGCCGATCGCGGTGAGCGGATAGGCGGGATGCGGGTGCTCCGTCTTGATGGCGCCCCAGGTAAAGCTGGAACGCAGCTGGTTCGACCAGAAGTGCTGTACGCCGAGTGTCACGCCCGAGGAGCGGGTTGCCTTGAGCTTGCCGTCCACGATGGCTGCGCTGTCCGAGCCACCTTCGTCAAACCCCGGGCTGCCGAAGATGTAGCGCGCGATGCCTTCGCCCGTCGTGAAGTTCGCGAGCAGGCCGCTGTTGCCGGAATAGTTGTAGCGCCCCGACACCAGCAGGCCGTAGCCGTTGACGCTGTCCTCTCCGACAAAGCCGTTGA is a genomic window of Niveibacterium sp. SC-1 containing:
- a CDS encoding response regulator transcription factor → MSHTLYLVDDHAVLRGGLRALLEPAGYTVVGEGGDVASVLPEIVRLEPDVVLVDLSLGERSGIELLAEMQRRKLPSRALVLTMIAQPRQVSDAVQNGALGYVLKGASGSELIAAIGAVAAGRYVWSPAVAAMAQKALSASEETTAADPLNTLSLRERQVLGLVVRGRSSAVIAETLHLSVKTVETYRSRLMSKLGIGDITELVRFAIREGILDAGEE
- a CDS encoding PAS domain S-box protein; amino-acid sequence: MEARKRVGEGGAEASGTEVAPDSAGAGSLVSDQRWFARVWHWLSEAGRTATEREARAAALAMASPQAVWQLLREMPVGLVLYDADFRIVYQNPAGETMTGYPNAQFAGQSPVGLWMPDQEPGRVEEHLARMREDRVALRGRSVHVKKDGSHAWVQWYTSPLFEGERFLGYLGVHTNLSEEVRIARHQAELLIDAATDIAILQLSPHGRVESWTRNAAALFGRDAREVLGSAVSALFAVEVPHGGFPPGLLAQSLAGERAEHEGWLLRQGGEAFWANVRLYPQRDDDGLIIGHAMLVRDLSERREAEEKIRAGEAQLANIVSGASDAIVGLDDAGRVHFANPAAERLFGPQAQALTIEPLKAWVAQLDTEGGAPLMTSLPAADGSERHLEVSATRTRSAKGRMLTLIARDVTERVASEQALARYRKQLSALTHDLMEAEQKTNRRLAQLLHDQLGQTFTSLRIFVDALRTRLPPGDDPSLRHAWSEVSTLIDRGMTEVREVLDDLRPVLLEEQGLAIALDNEAQTQAFAHPQVQTSFEADASLNAVRWPRDAEYAAFMVAREAIANALKHSGCAHLRIALRLAAGGFVLEVEDDGEGLAQDDQQPRAGHLGMVGMRERALGIGAILVVRSGETGHGTRIRLEYAA
- a CDS encoding glycoside hydrolase family 3 C-terminal domain-containing protein gives rise to the protein MPQPALNPHKQRAAELVARMSIEEQALLLSGDGPWRTHGIERLGIPPVVVSDGPHGLRKLEDSGALMNRSVPATCFPTASALSATWNTALTRELGAALGREAQAQKVDVLLGPGVNIKRSPLGGRNFEYFSEDPLLAGSIAAAYINGVQSEGVGTSLKHFAANSQEDARMTTDSVVDARTLNEIYLPAFEQAVRESQPWTVMSAYNLVNGTYASEHRALLDGVLRGQWGFDGLVVSDWGGINDRAKGVEAGNDLEMPGSGEHNRNKLIAAVREGRLAKEALARCATEVVALALRAAEARKANAQFDADAHHALARRIGGEAVVLLKNEGDVLPLPAGKKVALIGRFARTPRFQGAGSSMVNPIRITNAYDELAALLGEQQLSYAAAYDGEGDTTDAQIEEAVRTAAAADIAVVFAGLPDSYESEGWDRRNIAMPAGHVRLIEAVAAVQSKVVVVLLNGSAVEMPWAGKVKGIVEGWLGGQAGGGALADVLSGKVNPSGKLAETFPVALKDSPAHPYFPSHTRSAVYGEGVFVGYRHFDAREITPLFPFGFGLSYTRFAYTGIRAAAQFDASGDDSFTVEVSIKNVGPRVGQEVVQLYVHEEAPALPRPPQELRAFDKVTLEPGQEKTVRLTLRRRDFAYYDAQAQAWTVKPGRFEIRVGGSSRDLPLTLPLEVTNTRKVAKRLTLHSVPRELKELAGGAALYSEVLAALGFANADAPISDSQGTPDEVAAARKAQMSLLSFVDEMPLVKVPAFSQGRMTDARLEEILLRQSQG
- a CDS encoding OsmC domain/YcaO domain-containing protein; this translates as MEIKVNFLDKLRQEAKFDDFAVIADQPIRYKGDGSAPGPFDYFLASSALCAAYFVKAYCDARDIPTEHMRLSHNNIVDPENRYKQTFKIQIELPADLSEKDRQGILRSIDRCTVKRVVQNVPDFIIEEVENLDADAQALLTPNMASETSTTILGKDLPLEETIANMSGVLANLGMKIEIASWRNIVPNVWSLHIRDAHSPMCFTNGKGATKESALASALGEFIERANCNHFYNDQFWGEEIGNAAFVHYPDERWFKPGKKDALPAGLLDEYSLAIYDADGELRGSHLYDTNSGNTGRGICALPYVRQSDGEVVYFPTNLIDNLFLSNGMSAGNTLAEAQVQCLSEIFERAVKREILEAEIALPDVPQEVLAKYPGILAGIKGLEEQGFPVLVKDASLGGEYPVMCVTLMNPRTGGVFASFGAHPSFEVALERSLTELLQGRSFEGLNDLPRPTFESNAVTEPNNFVEHFIDSSGVVSWRFFSAKADYDFVEWDFSGQGENSNAEEAAMLFGILEGMGKEAYMAVYDQLGATACRILVPGYSEIYPVEDLIWDNTNKALAFRADILNLHRLDNAELEALLERLEDSELDDYTDIITLIGVEFDENTDWGQLTILELKLLIHLALKRFDSAHELVGAYLQYNENTVERGLFYQALNVVLEVLLDDELELADYEPNFRRMFGDARMDAAMGSVDGSVRFHGLMPTSMKLEGLDRHQRLIDSYKKLHAARSKVARVDQAQE
- a CDS encoding VOC family protein; amino-acid sequence: MEAKSVQTIPALAVAGLVLYSPQPERLVSFYRDALGVPLEAADHGGMGGHHEAILGGTHLAIWSARKGHASASIVPTLRVMSLRDAEACLLAAGATLMHRPINLGEGKRVAGFADPDGRAFRLIEFI
- a CDS encoding AraC family transcriptional regulator — encoded protein: MQRQAPALALCGHVAAYFSVTLDDDGGSPATVRTLPDGCSDLMFNLGPAPCAWVRGPRTRAACYEHHAPMTLVGVQLQPGALHALTGLAASRLRDRWQSLDDTMEEAEPGGAAAAQRLQRAMREAHELTACAALLDAYLEPRLQARAVDRRVLRALASLAATGGGVAIADLAAQCATSERNLGRLFARWVGLAPKRLALILRFQRVLSAANSGQPPAWGDLAHELGYSDQPHLIRDFAAYAGLSPAALLGSSGSA